A genomic stretch from Carbonactinospora thermoautotrophica includes:
- a CDS encoding glycosyltransferase, giving the protein MLTKRRSGSPPRLLYLAFYFPPTRASGVYRSRATANHFAAKGWDVTVLTAPREFFTDYIDSYDPSLESTVHPDVTVERVGLNLRRWERDIRKYSAFRANFPALYNTVNAKTQDRFFPEPYASWIRPVVSRALKLHAKKRFDLILATGNPFAAFAAAWIMGKLMRIPYVLDYRDSWTLDLFTDEVKYPPNNPVWKWERRVIRDAAEIVFVNEALRSWHAERYPFAADRMTVVLNGWEPEILGEVPIRMPDPARPLEFGFLGTVTEVMPLEVLFDSWRLARKEPPLADAKLRLYGHLGFFPQSAARLRPRIPLDEDLGVTYEGPVPKAEVSKAYSELDILVFLAAGVKYITSGKVFEYMATGKPIVSVHDPRIAATEVLRGYPLWFSVPELEPALVRDAMVAAAAATRDLTEEQVRAARRHARRFTRDAVLDPFEQRLRAVAHG; this is encoded by the coding sequence CGTCTACCGCAGCCGCGCCACCGCGAACCACTTCGCGGCGAAGGGCTGGGATGTCACCGTCTTGACCGCGCCTCGCGAGTTCTTCACCGATTACATCGACTCGTACGATCCCTCGCTTGAGTCGACGGTCCACCCCGATGTGACGGTGGAACGGGTCGGGTTGAACCTGCGGCGCTGGGAACGCGACATCCGCAAGTACAGCGCGTTCCGGGCCAACTTCCCGGCCCTTTACAACACCGTCAACGCCAAGACGCAGGACCGCTTCTTTCCCGAGCCCTACGCCTCCTGGATCCGCCCCGTGGTGTCGCGCGCGCTCAAGCTGCACGCCAAGAAGCGCTTCGACCTGATCCTGGCGACCGGGAACCCGTTCGCCGCGTTCGCCGCCGCCTGGATCATGGGCAAGCTCATGCGGATCCCGTACGTGCTGGACTACCGCGATTCGTGGACCCTGGATCTGTTCACGGACGAGGTGAAGTACCCGCCGAACAACCCGGTGTGGAAGTGGGAACGGCGGGTGATCCGGGACGCCGCGGAGATCGTCTTCGTGAACGAGGCCCTGCGGAGCTGGCACGCGGAACGGTACCCGTTCGCCGCCGATCGCATGACCGTCGTCCTCAACGGGTGGGAGCCGGAGATCCTCGGTGAGGTGCCCATCCGGATGCCTGATCCGGCGCGGCCGCTGGAGTTCGGCTTCTTGGGCACGGTCACGGAGGTGATGCCGCTGGAGGTCCTCTTCGACAGCTGGCGGCTGGCGCGCAAGGAACCGCCGCTGGCAGACGCCAAGCTGCGGCTCTACGGGCACCTGGGCTTCTTCCCGCAGTCGGCGGCGCGGCTGCGCCCCCGGATTCCGCTGGACGAGGACCTCGGCGTCACCTATGAGGGACCGGTGCCCAAGGCAGAGGTCTCGAAGGCTTACAGCGAGCTGGACATCCTGGTGTTCCTGGCGGCCGGCGTCAAATACATCACGTCGGGGAAGGTCTTCGAGTACATGGCGACAGGGAAGCCGATCGTCTCCGTCCACGATCCCAGGATCGCGGCGACGGAGGTGCTGCGGGGGTATCCGTTGTGGTTCTCGGTGCCGGAACTGGAGCCCGCCCTGGTGCGGGACGCGATGGTGGCCGCGGCCGCCGCCACCCGGGACCTGACCGAGGAGCAGGTGCGGGCGGCCCGGCGGCACGCGCGGCGGTTCACCCGCGACGCGGTCCTCGACCCCTTCGAGCAGCGGCTCCGGGCGGTGGCGCATGGGTGA
- a CDS encoding glycosyltransferase: MGESLTVATPWYPAPNHPFGGAFVRDKVEAVAPLFTDVNVYHVEDWPLPKEPLVGRIDRRKVDELLLKEGPAAPVTPERRGPATVTRIPAPIRAGRFYAEYARAHEHAVRTILRGRRLPAEVVHGHVGIYGGWVACQLAQPGARIFVTEHATFLNHILRQPDAREMYRDVVARCTAFFCVSEVLRKQLAEAFPEHAGKLYVVPNAVRVEEIPFRQEPVTEIRRWLYVGSFSERKGVRWLLEAFGVCALENRDLELTMVGGGPLHDELAQRVVQLGLQDRVRLLGPVPPEEVTGYLHSHDVLVHLSRYETFGMTVVEALASGIPVIVTRCGGPEETLSGIEHVAGEFVPVVDGVVEIVEAYRRLASRVDELDLVTARKSIEERYGFAAVREQLAQFYFGALPAPQEV, from the coding sequence ATGGGTGAGTCGCTGACCGTGGCCACGCCCTGGTACCCGGCTCCCAACCACCCCTTCGGCGGGGCGTTCGTCCGGGACAAGGTCGAGGCGGTCGCACCGCTGTTCACCGACGTGAACGTCTACCACGTCGAGGACTGGCCGCTGCCGAAGGAGCCGCTGGTGGGGCGGATCGACCGCCGCAAGGTGGACGAGCTCCTCCTCAAGGAGGGCCCGGCCGCCCCGGTCACGCCGGAGCGGCGCGGCCCCGCGACGGTCACCCGGATCCCCGCGCCGATCAGGGCCGGGCGCTTCTACGCGGAGTACGCGCGGGCGCACGAGCACGCGGTGCGCACCATCCTCCGCGGCCGGCGCCTCCCGGCGGAAGTGGTGCACGGCCACGTGGGCATCTACGGCGGGTGGGTCGCCTGCCAGCTCGCCCAGCCGGGCGCGCGGATCTTCGTGACCGAGCACGCCACGTTCCTCAACCACATCCTGCGCCAGCCGGACGCGCGCGAGATGTACCGGGACGTGGTGGCGCGCTGCACCGCCTTCTTCTGCGTGAGCGAGGTGCTGCGCAAGCAGCTCGCCGAGGCCTTCCCCGAGCACGCCGGCAAGCTGTACGTCGTGCCCAACGCCGTCAGGGTGGAGGAGATCCCCTTCCGGCAGGAACCGGTGACCGAGATCCGCCGCTGGCTCTATGTGGGCAGCTTCTCCGAACGGAAGGGCGTGCGCTGGCTGCTGGAGGCGTTCGGGGTCTGCGCGCTGGAGAACCGGGACCTGGAGCTCACCATGGTCGGGGGCGGCCCGCTCCACGACGAGCTCGCCCAGCGCGTCGTCCAGCTCGGCTTGCAGGACCGGGTGCGGCTGTTGGGCCCGGTTCCTCCCGAGGAGGTCACCGGTTACCTGCACTCCCACGACGTGCTCGTCCACCTGAGCCGTTACGAGACCTTCGGCATGACCGTCGTCGAGGCGCTGGCGTCCGGCATCCCCGTGATCGTGACCCGGTGCGGCGGGCCCGAGGAGACCCTGTCCGGCATCGAGCACGTCGCGGGCGAGTTCGTCCCGGTGGTCGACGGAGTGGTGGAGATCGTCGAGGCGTACCGGCGGCTGGCGAGCCGGGTGGACGAGCTCGACCTGGTCACCGCGCGCAAAAGCATCGAGGAGCGGTACGGGTTCGCCGCAGTACGTGAGCAACTGGCGCAGTTCTACTTCGGAGCGCTACCCGCGCCCCAGGAGGTCTGA